GCCGCGCCAGCCGGCTCATCTCGCGCGAGACGGCCTCGCGATGGGTGCCGATGCGGGCGGCCAGTTCAAGATGGCCGGGGGCGGGGTCCAGCCGATGCGGCCCGTCGCCCGGCCCGCTGTCGCGCGCCATCCGGATCAGTTCCCGGCCCAGGCGTTCGCGCACCAGCAGGGCGCTGCATTCATAGACCCGTTCGGTCAGGCTGCGGATACGGGCCACGAAATAGCGCTGCATGGCCCGGACGAATGCGGGATGCTGCATCAGGCGCTGAAAGCCCTCGGGGCCAAGGCAGGCGGTGCGCCCGGCCGTTCGGGCCACCACGCTGGCCGATCGGACGCCGCCGTCGATGGCCGCCAGAACGCCGACCAGATCGCCGGGGCCGATCTGGGTATAGATGACCATGCGCCCGTCGGGCGAATGCACCAGAACATCGGCGCGGCCGGCCAGCATCAGGAACACATCGCGGCCGGCGTCCGATTCGCGCAGCAGCATCGCGCCGCGTGCGTGCCGACGCTCATGCGCGACGGCCATGAAAAGGGCGCGGGCTTCAGCGTCAAGCTGCATGGCGTTCTGTCCCCTGTCTGGTCGATTATAGGCGCAGCCTGTGCGAAATGTCACTGCCGCAGGTGGTTTCTGACCGCAGTCTTTTCGCGCCCGAGGCGAAATGCCCCGGGCGCCCCCGGGCAGGGATCACCGGCCCTTCCCGGAACCGCCTGGTGATAAGGGGTATCTTGGTTGTCCCTTGCCCCAAGCGCCGGGGCCTGGCCCGACGCAGGGGGCCGCCGCGGGATGGCTTGGCAGCATCCCGCGGCGCTGCGATCGGCAAGGCCGGATCACAACGGCCCCGGGCCGCGTTCGTCCTTCAGCGTCTTGAGCACGATTTCCGAACGCACCTGCGCCACCTGCGGATGCGGCAGCAGATGCCGATGCACGAAATCGGCAAAGGCTTCCAGATCGCGGGCGCGCACATCGAGCACATAATCGGCATCGCCCGACACCGAAAAGGCGGCGCGGATCTGCGGCTGGGCGGCGACGAAACGGGCGAAATCATCCTCGCGGCCCTGGCCATGGCCCGAAAGGTTCACCCGGATGATCGCGCGCAGCCCATAGCCCAGCCGCGCGGCGCTGAGCCTGGCGGTATAGCCCTCGATCACGCCGGCCTGCTCCAGCGCCATGCGCCGGCGCGAACATTGCGACGGCGACAGGTTGACCAGCTCGGCCAGGGCGGCATTGGTCAGCGCCCCGTCACGCTGCAACGCGGCAAGAATCGCAAGATCAAAGCTGTCTAGCTGCATTTCGCGCATGAACCCCGCTTTTTCTGCACGTTTCATGCGAATATGACCCGAAACGGCCGCAAATCACAAGCATCGTGCAGGCGTTTCCTGCCATGATCGTTGCATAGGTGACGACCCAGCGAACAGGAGCCGCCCATGGGACCATTCCCCCACAACGCCCCCAAGGCCCAGATCACCGCCGCCAACCCGGCCGGCACCGACGGGTTCGAGTTTGTCGAATTCGCCCATCCCCAGCCCGAGGTGCTGGACCGCATCTTTCGCCAGATGGGCTTCGTGCCCGTCGCACGTCACAAGACCAAGGCGATCACGCTTTATCGCCAGGGCGACATCAACTATCTGCTGAACGCCGAAGCTGACAGCCATGCCGCCGAATTCGTGGCCGAACACGGCCCCTGCGCCCCGGCCATGGCCTGGCGCGTGGTCGATGCCCAGGTGGCACTCAAGCGCGCGCTGGATCTGGGCGCAACCGAATACACCGGCCCCGGCAAGTCGATCGAGGCGCCGGCGGTGTTCGGAATCGGCGGCTCGCTGCTTTACTTCATCGACCGCTACGGCGACACCGGCAGCGCCTATTCGGCGGATTACGACTGGCTGGATCATGTCGATCCGCGGCCCGAGGGCTTCGGTTTCTTCTACCTCGACCACCTGACCCATAACGTGATCCGCGGCAACATGGATACGTGGTACAAGTTCTACCACGACACCTTCAACTTCCGCGAGATCAAGTATTTCGACATCAAGGGCAAGCAGACCGGCCTGGTCAGCCGCGCGCTGACCTCGCCCGACGGCAAGATCCGCATCCCGATCAACGAATCCACCGACGATCACAGCCAGATCGAGGAATATCTGCGCGAATACAAGGGCGAGGGCATCCAGCACATCGCCATCGCCACCAATGACATCTATGCCGGCACCGATGCCATCGCCGCCGCCGGCATGGAATTCATGCCCGGCCCGCCCGACACCTATTACGAAATGTCGCACCGCCGGGTGAAGGATCACGGCGAACCGATCGAGCGGATGAAGCGTCACGGCATCCTGATCGACGGCGAGGGCGTGGTCGGCGGCGGCATGACCCGGGTGCTGTTGCAGATCTTTTCCAAGACGGTGATCGGCCCGATCTTCTTTGAGTTCATCCAGCGCAAGGGCGACGATGGCTTTGGCGAGGGCAATTTCCGCGCGCTGTTCGAATCCATCGAAGAGGATCAGATCCGCCGCGGCGTGCTGAACGTCGATCCCGCCGCCTGATGCGGCCGACGGCCCCCTGCCCGGTCCGGCCGCGATGAGCTGGACCGACTACAGCGCCGCGCCCGACCCCGGCACCCCGGTCTGCCCGCTGGCCGAACTGGGCGATCAGCCGCGCAGCCTTTTGCTGCGCGGTCCGCGCGGGGAATTTCCGCTGCTGGTGCTGCGCGGCAGCGACGGCGGGCTGCGCGGCTATGTCAACGCCTGTCCGCACCAGTATCTGCCGCTGGACTGGCGCAGCAGCCAGATCCTGTCGGCCGACGGCAGCCGGCTGATGTGTTCGGCCCATGGCGCCAGCTTCGACCGCGACACCGGCCAGGTTCTGGACGGCGCCGATTGCGGACTGGACCCGGTGCCGCTGGCGCTCTGCGACGGCATGGTGGTGATCGGCGCCTAGCCCGGCGGGCGGATGCCGCGCCCGGCGTGATCGGGGGGCGGGCCGGTGTCCTGCGCGGCCAGCCGCGCCAGCGCCGCGATCAGCGCCGGCGGCATCGGCACCGCCCGCGCGGCGGCGGTATCGACATGCAGCAGCATGTGTTCGCCGGTCGCCACCTCGGCCCCGTCGCGGCGCAGGATGCTGTGGTGCAGCCGAAACCGCTTGGCATCGTGACCCAGCAACCGGGTCTCGACACTCAGCATCTCGCCCGCCTTGACCTCGGACAGGTGGCGGATGTGGGTCTCGACCGTATAGGCGGAATGGCCGCCGGCGCGGTAATCCGCGTCCAGCCCGATGTGGATCAGAAAGGCATCGGTGGCATCGCCCAGCACCTGCAGATAGCGGAATTCGGTCATGTGGCCGTTGTAATCGACCCAGCCGCCGCTGACCCGCGCCTGATGCAGCCGCAGCGGATAGCCCGCCGCCCGCTGCGGCTTGCGGGCATAGAAGCGGTTTTCCTGCGCGCGCAGCACCTGCCCGGCGCCGGCATCCGCGGCCTTCAGCGCATGCAGCAGCCCGACCAGCGCCGCGTCGCGGTCCCGTCCCGGGGCCAGGCCGGGCAGCGCCCAGTCAAGGGCCGGGCCATGGGCCAGGATGTCGTCGATCAGCTGCGGCACGACCGACGCCCCGCCCGGGTGCAGCGCCGTCTCCTCCAGCGCCATATCCTCCAGCGCCGCCCGCAGGCGCGGGGCCAGGGGCGTGTCGATCCCCGCGCCCGGCAGCACCGGCCGCATGCCCAGATCGGCCAGCAGCGCCGCGAGGCGCGCGGCCTCGGGCCCTGCGCCCAGCACCTCGACCCCCGGCAGCAGATGCGCCGGCCCCGTCGCCTGCACCGCCAGGATGCGTGCGGGATGCCGCGCGCCCCGCCGCAGATCGGACAGCGGTTGCGCGGGCGACAGCACCGCGATCAGTGCAGATGCCGGCGCCGCCGCCTCGATCCGGGCGAGGGTTTCCGCCGCACCCGCCATCGTGCCGGGATCGGCCATCAGGATCAGATCGGCCGCCGCCACCGCTCCGGCCAGGTCGGCGACCGCGATCAGCCGCCCCGGCGGTGGCAAGGGCGCCTGGAACAGCGCCCCCCAGGCGGCGGCCGCATCGGCCAGCACCGGCCCAAGCGCATCCCCCGCGCGCGGATCGTGATGCCAGAGTTCATGCCCGCTCAGCACCACCCGCGCCGCCCAGCCCGCCAGTTCGGACCCGCCGATCGCCGCCCATCGCATCCCTGCCCCCCTGCTTCCGGTGCCCCGGTCGGGTCGCCACCCCGCCCATCGCCCCCAGCCTAGCGCGCCGGGTCGCGCCCTGTCACCTGCCGCCGGGCACAGGGATCGGGAACGCAAGGCCGCCGCGCCGCGTTCGACTGCGAACTGCGGCGGCTGGGGCCGCTGCGGCCGGACCCAACCCCGAAAGGCAAGGACAGATGGCACGCACCCCCTATCACACCGACACCGGCCATGGCGGCGAGACGCAACAGCGCGGCGGCGAGACCATGACCAGCAACCACGGCATCCCGGTATCCGACAACCAGAACAGCCTGCGCGCCGGCGCCCGCGGCCCGACGCTGCTGGAAGATTTCCTGCTGCGCGAAAAGATCTTCCACTTCGACCACGAACGCATCCCCGAACGCATCGTCCACGCCCGCGGCTCGGGCGCCCATGGCCATTTCGAATGCACCGACCCGATCCCCGAACTGTCGCGCGCGGCGCTGTTTGCCGAAAAGGGCAAGCGCACGCCGGTCTTTGCCCGCTTCTCGACGGTGGCGGGCGGCGCGGGCTCGGTCGACACGCCGCGCGACGTGCGCGGTTTCGCGGTCAAGTTCTATACCGAACAGGGCAACTGGGATCTGGTGGGCAACAACATCCCGGTGTTCTTCATCCAGGATGCGCTGAAATTCCCCGACCTCGTCCATTCGGTGAAGATGGAGGCCGACCGCGGCTATCCGCAGGCGGCCTCGGCCCATGACACCTTCTGGGATTTCGTGTCGCTGATGCCCGAAAGCCTGCACGCGGTGATCTGGGCCATGTCCGACCGCGCGATCCCGCGCAGCCTGCGGATGATGCAGGGCTTTGGCGTGCATACGTTCAAGCTGGTGAATGACGCCGGCCAGGAACATTTCGTCAAGTTCCACTGGCGCCCGATACTGGGCACGCAATCGCTGGTCTGGGACGAAAGCGCCAAGTTGCAGGGGGCCGACAACGACTATCACCGCCGCGACCTTTTTGAGGCGATCGCCCGCGGCGATTTCCCGCAATGGGATCTGGCGGTGCAGGTGTTCGATCAGGAGCTGGCCGACAGCCTGCCCTATGACGTGCTGGACGCCACCAAGATCATCCCCGAAGAGCTGGTGCCGCTGCGGGTGGTGGGGCGGATGACGCTGGACCGCAACCCCGACAATTTCTTTGCCGAGACCGAACAGGTCGCCTTCCTGCCCTCGAACGTGGTGCCGGGGATCGACTTCACCGACGACCCGCTGCTGCAGGGACGGCTGTTTTCCTATCTGGATACGCAGAAATCGCGGCTGGGCACGACCAATTTCCACCAGATCCCGGTC
The Paracoccus sp. SMMA_5_TC DNA segment above includes these coding regions:
- a CDS encoding Crp/Fnr family transcriptional regulator, whose protein sequence is MQLDAEARALFMAVAHERRHARGAMLLRESDAGRDVFLMLAGRADVLVHSPDGRMVIYTQIGPGDLVGVLAAIDGGVRSASVVARTAGRTACLGPEGFQRLMQHPAFVRAMQRYFVARIRSLTERVYECSALLVRERLGRELIRMARDSGPGDGPHRLDPAPGHLELAARIGTHREAVSREMSRLARLGVLRRQGRAVLVCSCAELAATLELTGSP
- a CDS encoding Lrp/AsnC family transcriptional regulator, with the protein product MREMQLDSFDLAILAALQRDGALTNAALAELVNLSPSQCSRRRMALEQAGVIEGYTARLSAARLGYGLRAIIRVNLSGHGQGREDDFARFVAAQPQIRAAFSVSGDADYVLDVRARDLEAFADFVHRHLLPHPQVAQVRSEIVLKTLKDERGPGPL
- the hppD gene encoding 4-hydroxyphenylpyruvate dioxygenase; the encoded protein is MGPFPHNAPKAQITAANPAGTDGFEFVEFAHPQPEVLDRIFRQMGFVPVARHKTKAITLYRQGDINYLLNAEADSHAAEFVAEHGPCAPAMAWRVVDAQVALKRALDLGATEYTGPGKSIEAPAVFGIGGSLLYFIDRYGDTGSAYSADYDWLDHVDPRPEGFGFFYLDHLTHNVIRGNMDTWYKFYHDTFNFREIKYFDIKGKQTGLVSRALTSPDGKIRIPINESTDDHSQIEEYLREYKGEGIQHIAIATNDIYAGTDAIAAAGMEFMPGPPDTYYEMSHRRVKDHGEPIERMKRHGILIDGEGVVGGGMTRVLLQIFSKTVIGPIFFEFIQRKGDDGFGEGNFRALFESIEEDQIRRGVLNVDPAA
- a CDS encoding Rieske (2Fe-2S) protein is translated as MSWTDYSAAPDPGTPVCPLAELGDQPRSLLLRGPRGEFPLLVLRGSDGGLRGYVNACPHQYLPLDWRSSQILSADGSRLMCSAHGASFDRDTGQVLDGADCGLDPVPLALCDGMVVIGA
- a CDS encoding thioesterase family protein; amino-acid sequence: MRWAAIGGSELAGWAARVVLSGHELWHHDPRAGDALGPVLADAAAAWGALFQAPLPPPGRLIAVADLAGAVAAADLILMADPGTMAGAAETLARIEAAAPASALIAVLSPAQPLSDLRRGARHPARILAVQATGPAHLLPGVEVLGAGPEAARLAALLADLGMRPVLPGAGIDTPLAPRLRAALEDMALEETALHPGGASVVPQLIDDILAHGPALDWALPGLAPGRDRDAALVGLLHALKAADAGAGQVLRAQENRFYARKPQRAAGYPLRLHQARVSGGWVDYNGHMTEFRYLQVLGDATDAFLIHIGLDADYRAGGHSAYTVETHIRHLSEVKAGEMLSVETRLLGHDAKRFRLHHSILRRDGAEVATGEHMLLHVDTAAARAVPMPPALIAALARLAAQDTGPPPDHAGRGIRPPG
- a CDS encoding catalase, encoding MARTPYHTDTGHGGETQQRGGETMTSNHGIPVSDNQNSLRAGARGPTLLEDFLLREKIFHFDHERIPERIVHARGSGAHGHFECTDPIPELSRAALFAEKGKRTPVFARFSTVAGGAGSVDTPRDVRGFAVKFYTEQGNWDLVGNNIPVFFIQDALKFPDLVHSVKMEADRGYPQAASAHDTFWDFVSLMPESLHAVIWAMSDRAIPRSLRMMQGFGVHTFKLVNDAGQEHFVKFHWRPILGTQSLVWDESAKLQGADNDYHRRDLFEAIARGDFPQWDLAVQVFDQELADSLPYDVLDATKIIPEELVPLRVVGRMTLDRNPDNFFAETEQVAFLPSNVVPGIDFTDDPLLQGRLFSYLDTQKSRLGTTNFHQIPVNAPKCPYANMMRDGMMQTAVPKGRANYEPNSLAQAGEDPGPRASDQGFATAPQQVQGQKLRIRAESFGDHYSQPRMFWRSQTESEQAHIASAFVFELSKVGLEHVRQRVVSHLRNIDEDLAARVAKGLGIDLPAAAKPFRAPLDLPPSDALSIQKNWQDTLQGRSVGLLFSAGSDKAAIDELIAAVEAEGGHVFTIAPKVGPQQLKGGTMTADGQLAGSPSVLFDAVAMILAPDEAERLSRDAAALGFVMDAHAHLKAIGHCPGSKVILDRLGIAADAGIVAPADLPKAARRRYWDREPTLRDLA